In Streptomyces nojiriensis, the sequence GACCGGGGCAGGGCGGGCATCTGCGTCAGCGACGGCTCGCTCTCCCTGCCCCAGCGGGGCGACGGCCACAGGGCCGACGCCACCCGGGGGCGCGGCCTGCAGATCGTCCGGGCGCTCGGCGCGGACCTCTTCGTCAGCCGCTCGCCGCGCGGCAAGCAGGTCATCGCCGTGATCACCTGGCGGGACGGCTGACCCGGCGGAACAGGTCAGGGGGTCATGTCGTAGGTGACCCACATGGTTCGTGTGGCGACCTGGTCGTACTTGGACCGCGCCCGGTGGTTGTCATCGGCGGTGATCCAGCGGACCACGCTCCAGCCGCGCTCGGCCGCGAGCTCGCGCAGGGTGGCGAGCAGCAGGTCGGCGGCGCCCGAGCCGCGGTGTTGCGGGGCCACGAACAGGTCGTCGAGGAAGCAGCCGACCGTCGCGGAGAGCGGGCGCGCGAACGGACGGTAGTGGGCGAGGCCCAGCAGCCGGCCCCCGGCGTCCTCGGCCACCAGGGCGCCCACCTCGTGGCCGGGGTCGGTCACCCATGACCAGACCGTGGCGGCCGCCTCCTCGGTCTGCTCGACCCCGTAGAAGTCGGCGTAGCCACGGTAGAGGGCGCGCCACTGGGCGAAGTCGCCGTCGCGCACGGAGCGCACGCTGATGTCGGACATGGGGCTGGACTCCCGTGATCGAAGGAACGCGGAGCGGAGCGGGGCGGGTGCGCCGCCGCTCCGGCGCAGAACATCGATCATGCTGGAGCCCGGCGGACCCGGCAGGTGCCGGGGTGTCGAAACGCGGGCCGTCTCAGCGCCACGATGTACGGGTGCGGCCGGCGGAGCCCCGCGCGCCGCCCGGGGTGCCCGCACGGCGTGTCCGGACGATGATGTGGAGAGAACGGCGTGCGGAAGGGGGACGTCTCGTGCCATCGGCTCGGCCGGGGGGCGAGGAGACCCACGGCCCGATCTGGTCCGAGCCGGGGTCGCTGCTCGAGCGCGTGCCCGTGGCCGTCCTCGGCATCGACGAGCACGACCACGTCTGCTACTGGGGGCCCGGCGCCCGTGACCTCTTCGGGTACGAGCCCGGTGCCGTCCTCACCCGGCCCGGCGCCCTCCTCTTCGCCGATGCCTCCCGCAGCGGCACGTCCGCATCGTGTGCCCGGCTGACGGAACAAGGGCGTACGCAGGGCTACTGGCGGGGCAGGCTGACGGCCCGGCACCGCGACGGCACGGCCTTCGACTGCGGCTTCCGGTCCTTCTCCGTCACCGGATCCGGCGGCCCCTCGGTGGTGATGGTCCTCACGAGCCGCAGCGACGAACTCGACCGGGTCAAGACCAACCTCGCCTTCCTCGACGCCCTCTTCGAGACCTGCCCCATCGGCCTCGTCATGGTCGACGAGGACCTGCGGTACATCCACCTGAACCAGGCGCTCGCCGACATGGACGGCCTGCCGATCGAGGCCCACCTGGGACGGCGCATGGACGACATCATGATCATGTCCGACGGCGGTGAGTACGAGCGCATGGTGCGCGCCGTCGCCCGGGGCGGAGCGCCCGTCGTGGGGACCCTGGTCGGCGTGCGCCCCCGCGGGCATCCGGACCGCGACCAGGTCCGGTCCGTCAGCTTCTTCCCGCTCAGCCGGGCCGTCGGCACGCACGCCGGCGTGGGCGGGCTCATGATCGACGTCACGGACCGGGAGCGCGCCATCCTGGAAGCCACCGCCAGCCGCCGCCGGCTGGCCCTCCTCGACGGGGCCTCCACCCGGATCGGGACCACCCTGGACGTCAACCTCACCGCCCAGGAACTCGTCGACGCGTCGATGCCGGACTTCTGCGACGGCTCCGTGGTCGAGATCGTGGAATGGATGGACGAGACGGAGGACTTCGATCCGGGGCGGCCGCTGTTCACCCGCCGCATCGCCTCCGGGACGACCCTGCCCGCTCCGGCCGTCGAACTCGTGAGCGGGGTGGAGAAGGTGCGGTACCCGCCGGGCTCCGTCATCCACGACATGCTGAGCACCGGCCGCGCCATCTCGG encodes:
- a CDS encoding GNAT family N-acetyltransferase, with the translated sequence MSDISVRSVRDGDFAQWRALYRGYADFYGVEQTEEAAATVWSWVTDPGHEVGALVAEDAGGRLLGLAHYRPFARPLSATVGCFLDDLFVAPQHRGSGAADLLLATLRELAAERGWSVVRWITADDNHRARSKYDQVATRTMWVTYDMTP
- a CDS encoding SpoIIE family protein phosphatase, whose protein sequence is MPSARPGGEETHGPIWSEPGSLLERVPVAVLGIDEHDHVCYWGPGARDLFGYEPGAVLTRPGALLFADASRSGTSASCARLTEQGRTQGYWRGRLTARHRDGTAFDCGFRSFSVTGSGGPSVVMVLTSRSDELDRVKTNLAFLDALFETCPIGLVMVDEDLRYIHLNQALADMDGLPIEAHLGRRMDDIMIMSDGGEYERMVRAVARGGAPVVGTLVGVRPRGHPDRDQVRSVSFFPLSRAVGTHAGVGGLMIDVTDRERAILEATASRRRLALLDGASTRIGTTLDVNLTAQELVDASMPDFCDGSVVEIVEWMDETEDFDPGRPLFTRRIASGTTLPAPAVELVSGVEKVRYPPGSVIHDMLSTGRAISAVVDEEFLARTVVTESRTKIMGESGVACILVAPLIARGTVQGIAMFGRSAARPPFSEEDVSLAGELASRAAICLDNARLYSRVQDIALTLQRALLPTALAVTPYVDVAHRYVPGSRITEVGGDWYDVINLPDGRVVLVVGDVMGHGVSAAAAMGYLRITTKALARHDSEPADLLTELDACAQEAGIELATCLHLVYDPRSGRARIASAGHPPPLVLRPDGTVQTVDEVLGVPLGVGGSPFRTTEIELPENATLALYTDGLIEARGRDIEVGLDALRAELGDRGRPLELEEMADRILAGLLPEPPTDDTVLILARVHRGAP